The DNA segment GGTGGATTACTGAAGATAATTACGCGGATTTATTCTATGATGAACAACTAAATGTTGGTTTGGGAACTATTGAGAATGGCATTGTTTATGATTTAAACCCTACTGTTAATTTGGTAGCTGAAGAGTTGAATATTAATCCGGTGCTGCAAACAGAGGTGTTTGATGTGGATGGGGTAAAGATTGGATATTTAGCTTATACAAGTTTTATTAGTAAATTTGATGATCATTTAGAAGCTGTTTTTTCTGATTTTAAGAATGCGGGTGTCTCTGAGTTAATTTTAGATTTGCGATATAATGGGGGTGGATCTGTTGAATCAGCTAAACTGATGGCTAGTATGATTTGTCCGGCCTCTTGCGTGGGTAAGTTATTTTTAAGAACAGCTTATAATGAGGCCTTAGATGAAGCTATAAAAAATATGTACCCCGATACTTATACCGAGCAGTTTGAAGATTATTTCGAAAGCAATGGCAATAATTTAGATTTGAGTAATTTGTATGTTTTAACAACCAGCGGAACAGCTTCTGCCAGCGAAATGGTTATTTATAGCTTGTCTCCATATATGAATGTTGTTCAAATAGGGGAGCAATCACACGGAAAATATTATGGTTCTATAACTATTTATGATGAAGAAAAAAAGCATAGCTGGGCCATGCAGCCTATAGTTATGAGAGCGGAAAATGTGGATAATTCAATCGATTATAGTGTAGGGTTGATTCCTGATTATGAAATGAATGATAATTATGAATACGAATTAGGGGATAGTGAAGAAGTGCTTACTTCTTTTGCGATTTCTTTAATTAAGGGCTCAGGTACTCAAACAAATAAGGTTCTGAAATCAGTACAAAAAAATGCATGTATTCCTTCCGATGTGTTTAAGCAGATGGAAAATCCACTGAAGTATCAGATGTATAAGAACCTCTTGAAGTAGGGCATCTGTGTTTAGTGTCTTCGGAATGAACAGGTT comes from the Saccharicrinis fermentans DSM 9555 = JCM 21142 genome and includes:
- a CDS encoding S41 family peptidase; translation: MRIFNFLRLIAFFVFGSLLLMACEDTDNDTDIDPELLLVNNFIYDNMNNYYLWNTKMPILDPNTQSDSEDFFNKLLYEKIDKWSFITDDVDELNNYFDGVRVEMGYSLQGYYLEEGSDRVVAFVEYVEPDGPADKAGLKRGDLIVAINGGWITEDNYADLFYDEQLNVGLGTIENGIVYDLNPTVNLVAEELNINPVLQTEVFDVDGVKIGYLAYTSFISKFDDHLEAVFSDFKNAGVSELILDLRYNGGGSVESAKLMASMICPASCVGKLFLRTAYNEALDEAIKNMYPDTYTEQFEDYFESNGNNLDLSNLYVLTTSGTASASEMVIYSLSPYMNVVQIGEQSHGKYYGSITIYDEEKKHSWAMQPIVMRAENVDNSIDYSVGLIPDYEMNDNYEYELGDSEEVLTSFAISLIKGSGTQTNKVLKSVQKNACIPSDVFKQMENPLKYQMYKNLLK